From a single Peromyscus maniculatus bairdii isolate BWxNUB_F1_BW_parent chromosome 4, HU_Pman_BW_mat_3.1, whole genome shotgun sequence genomic region:
- the Bpifb6 gene encoding BPI fold-containing family B member 6 has translation MLWILCLVLCGLLAGTRADPGALLRLGMDIMNHEVQSAMEESHILEKMAAEASNPQPGGKAIKGLSNMKVKDVLDPVITLSFVPGVGIFQCVSTGMTITGKSFTGGNMEIIVVLNITATDRLLQDEETGTPMFRSEGCEVILVSVKTNLPNNKAINKFVDSTLRKVLPGLMCPAIDAVLVYVNKKWTNLTETMPVDQMGTVKYALAASPATTASHIQVDFSPVVQLQESQVIQLATDGSALESPEGSAKDSQLLLSASFLTAELALLQKSLEVNLRDRRVGKLSQTTRTLAGFIPQVAKTYHKPKPLLIKVKINKPPKVTMKAGKSLMHLHGSLEMFAVRRHGKHPKSLFLLETHLGLEIHYSVHENRLQMATSLDSLLSLSRVSSSIGNFNETALTGFVTDYLQKAYIPVVNDVLHVGLPLPDLLAINYNLAELDIVEDALVLGLKTE, from the exons AGGTCCAGAGTGCCATGGAAGAGAGCCACATCCTGGAGAAGATGGCTGCTGAGGCCAGCAATCCGCAGCCAGGGGGAAAGGCCATTAAAGGCCTCAGCAA CATGAAGGTAAAGGATGTCCTGGATCCTGTCATCACATTGAGCTTCGTACCTGGAGTGGGCATCTTCCAGTGTGTGTCCACAGGCATGACCATCACCGGCAAGAG CTTCACAGGAGGGAACATGGAGATCATTGTGGTCCTGAACATCACAGCTACGGATAGGCTTCTGCAGGATGAGGAGACAGGCACCCCCATGTTCAGAAGTGAGGGCTGTGAGGTCATCCTGGTCAGCGTGAAAACCAATCTGCCTAACAA CAAGGCCATCAACAAGTTTGTGGACAGCACCCTGCGCAAGGTCCTCCCTGGCCTG ATGTGTCCAGCCATTGATGCTGTCCTGGTGTATGTGAACAAGAAATGGACCAATCTGACTG AGACCATGCCTGTGGACCAGATGGGCACTGTTAAATATGCCTTGGCAGCTTCACCAGCCACCACAGCTAGCCACATCCAGGTGGACTTCAGT CCTGTGGTGCAGCTTCAGGAAAGCCAAGTTATCCAGCTTGCCACCGATGGGTCAGCACTGGAATCCCCCGAGGGCTCGGCCAAAGACTCACAGCTGCTGCTCTCAGCCTCCTTCCTCACAGCTGAGCTGGCCCTTCTGCAGAAGTCTTTGGAAGTGAACCTCAGGGACAGGAGG GTTGGTAAGCTGTCCCAAACCACTAGGACACTGGCTGGCTTCATCCCGCAG GTGGCCAAGACCTACCACAAACCAAAGCCTTTGCTGATCAAGGTCAAGATAAACAAACCCCCCAAGGTCACCATGAAGGCTGGAAAGAGCCTGATGCACCTCCACGGCAGCCTGGAGATGTTTGCAGTGCGTCGGCACGGCAAACACCCAAAGTCACTCTTCCTCCTGGAGACT CACCTTGGTCTGGAAATACACTACTCAGTGCATGAGAACCGGCTGCAGATGGCCACCTCTCTGGACAG TTTACTGAGCCTGTCccgggtgtcttcttcaattggtAACTTCAAT GAGACAGCATTGACTGGCTTCGTCACTGATTATCTCCAGAAGGCCTACATCCCTGTGGTGAACG ATGTACTCCATGTTGGGCTCCCACTTCCAGACCTTCTGGCTATCAATTACAACCTGGCTGAGTTGGACATAGTAGAG GATGCCCTGGTGCTGGGCTTGAAGACGGAATGA